From Gammaproteobacteria bacterium:
GATGAATCAGCGGTTCGTTGTATTCCGCCGCAAACACGGCGTCAGCCACCGACACGCTGCCCGTCTTCTTCTTGCCGGTATCGAACAGGCCCAGTTCCATGGTCTTATCTCCGCACCTTGGTGGTGGGGCGGATCAGCACGTTGCCGCCACGCGCGCCCGGCACGGCACCGGTGACCAGGATCAACTGGCGATCCTTGTCCACGCCGACGACTTCGAGGTTCATTGCGCTGCGGCGCACGTTGCCGAGATGTCCGTACATGCGTTTGCCCTTGAACACGCGGCCCGGTGTCTGGCGCTGGCCGGTGGAGCCCGGGGTACGGTGCGACAATGAATTACCGTGGGTGGCATCGCCGGAGGCAAAGTGGTGCCGCTTGATGGTGCCGGCGAAGCCCTTTCCGATCGTGGTGCCGGCCACGTCGACCTTCTGCCCTGCCTTGAATAATTCCACGGTGAGGGTCTGGCCGGCGGCCAGGTCCTTGCCTTCGCCATCGGCCAGGCGCAGTTCCACAAAACCTTCGCCCGCCTCGACCGCGGCCTTGGCCAGCACGCCGGCGGTGGGCTTGTTCACGCGGTTCTGCTTGCGC
This genomic window contains:
- the rplC gene encoding 50S ribosomal protein L3 → MALGIVGRKCGMTTIFNDSGAAVPVTVIEVLPNRITQVKTTDNDGYRAVQVTYGRRKQNRVNKPTAGVLAKAAVEAGEGFVELRLADGEGKDLAAGQTLTVELFKAGQKVDVAGTTIGKGFAGTIKRHHFASGDATHGNSLSHRTPGSTGQRQTPGRVFKGKRMYGHLGNVRRSAMNLEVVGVDKDRQLILVTGAVPGARGGNVLIRPTTKVRR